From the genome of Amycolatopsis sp. NBC_01488, one region includes:
- a CDS encoding CPBP family intramembrane glutamic endopeptidase, translating into MKKALLAGVTAAGSVLLGASLASPPGSRRFPVLTASVAATWFAGAGPVPRGRRDVVQPVLAGAGAFGVFYGCALVARHVPPLRRAITGVLSHAHRGSTPSVVATALVTGAAEEVFFRGALYDAFGARRATAMYVLSTTATRNPALVLASAVMGTLFTVQRGRSGGVQAPLLTHVVWSALMLRFLPRLLPPER; encoded by the coding sequence GTGAAGAAGGCGCTCCTCGCCGGGGTGACGGCCGCCGGGTCCGTGCTGCTCGGCGCGTCGCTGGCCAGCCCGCCGGGGTCGCGCCGGTTCCCGGTGCTCACGGCGTCGGTCGCGGCGACGTGGTTCGCCGGCGCCGGACCGGTGCCCCGGGGCCGCCGCGACGTCGTGCAGCCGGTCCTGGCCGGGGCCGGCGCGTTCGGCGTGTTCTACGGCTGCGCGCTGGTGGCCCGCCACGTCCCGCCGCTGCGGCGCGCGATCACCGGCGTGCTTTCCCACGCCCACCGCGGTTCGACGCCGTCGGTGGTGGCGACCGCGCTCGTGACGGGCGCGGCGGAGGAAGTCTTCTTCCGCGGCGCGCTGTACGACGCGTTCGGCGCCCGCCGGGCGACCGCGATGTACGTCCTTTCGACGACGGCGACCCGAAACCCGGCGCTGGTACTGGCATCGGCGGTGATGGGGACGCTCTTCACCGTGCAGCGCGGCCGGTCCGGCGGGGTGCAGGCACCCCTGCTGACGCACGTGGTGTGGTCGGCACTCATGTTGCGCTTCCTGCCGCGCCTGTTGCCGCCGGAACGCTAG
- a CDS encoding serine hydrolase domain-containing protein — translation MADISGSCEDRFSEVQDVLAASLATDDVGASVAVFVDGEPVVDLWGGYLDTARTVPWERDTITTVWSTTKTMTALCALVLADRGDLDLDAPVARYWPEFSAAGKESVRVRHLLGHTAGLPDFDGPITVEDLFDWPGVTARLAAQAPAWEPGTAGGYHSVTFGFLVGEVVRRVTGRSLGTFFAEEVAGPLGADFHIGLAAEHDHRVAPLIADPQGDKPPGFLVGVSDSRTEAWRRAEVPAINGFGNARSVAAVQSVLACEGVSGGVRLLSPAGAERVFEEQFHGEDRVLGAPMRYGLGFRVENRTCTWGGWGGSIVLADADHRLAVSYVMNQALWDDGYSRGLGVVLAAYEAITA, via the coding sequence GTGGCCGACATCAGCGGTAGCTGCGAAGACCGGTTCAGCGAAGTGCAGGACGTCTTGGCGGCGTCGCTCGCCACCGACGACGTGGGTGCGTCGGTCGCCGTGTTCGTGGACGGCGAGCCGGTGGTCGACCTGTGGGGCGGCTACCTCGACACCGCGCGCACGGTGCCGTGGGAACGCGACACCATCACCACCGTCTGGTCCACCACCAAGACGATGACCGCGTTGTGCGCACTGGTCCTGGCCGACCGCGGCGACCTCGACCTCGACGCGCCGGTCGCGCGGTACTGGCCCGAGTTCTCGGCCGCGGGCAAGGAATCCGTGCGGGTCCGGCACCTGCTCGGGCACACCGCGGGCCTGCCGGACTTCGACGGCCCGATCACGGTCGAGGACCTCTTCGACTGGCCGGGCGTGACGGCACGGCTGGCCGCGCAGGCTCCGGCGTGGGAGCCCGGTACCGCCGGCGGCTACCACTCGGTCACCTTCGGGTTCCTGGTCGGCGAAGTCGTCCGCCGCGTCACCGGGCGCAGCCTCGGCACGTTCTTCGCCGAAGAGGTGGCCGGCCCGCTGGGCGCGGACTTCCACATCGGGCTCGCCGCCGAGCACGACCACCGCGTCGCCCCGCTGATCGCCGACCCGCAGGGTGACAAGCCGCCGGGCTTCCTCGTCGGCGTCTCGGATTCCCGCACCGAGGCCTGGCGGCGTGCGGAAGTGCCGGCCATCAACGGCTTCGGCAACGCCCGCTCGGTCGCCGCCGTGCAGTCGGTGCTGGCGTGCGAAGGAGTTTCCGGCGGCGTACGGCTGTTGTCGCCGGCCGGGGCCGAACGGGTCTTCGAAGAGCAGTTCCACGGCGAAGACCGCGTCCTCGGCGCGCCGATGCGCTACGGCCTGGGCTTCCGGGTGGAGAACCGGACGTGCACGTGGGGCGGCTGGGGTGGCTCGATCGTCCTGGCCGACGCGGACCACCGCCTGGCCGTGTCGTACGTGATGAACCAGGCACTCTGGGACGACGGATACAGCCGCGGGCTGGGCGTCGTGCTGGCCGCCTACGAAGCGATCACGGCCTAG
- a CDS encoding glycoside hydrolase family 76 protein, with the protein MRTLLVLLLVLGSLVPTSLRPAAAATAVCVTSCDTLDPSRAARESFPLPDLVINGRVVRLHASDPDGMAWASIDNGVAGDAVWLDRSWDGGAGWEGLLGKASIPGTWTGTRTLMYNLTDPANHRRGLVRACGDAQGVACTAWIYPDVCDAACDRTAPGTGDSQPVAPTTLFGRTIRLHFDGRGLAWAGIEAGGAGDEIWLDRSWDAGASWPDGSSLGRTSVAPGATGTHTTAFATRDPRGRLYGGAVRACGREATHAQGSCTAWARPATTRAAGALDALMWSYEPYPAWWPSSWWNSAVAVTAVADAGGFDAALARTFDVNRVAFPAGARSSDAIDGDFVSRAVDDSAWWGLAWIAVYDRTHDPRYLTEATTIANYVTGFWDTGSCGGGVWWNRERTYKNAVTAGLYLRLTASLHLRLSGDTVWSGRARTAGDWYLNSGLINSAGLVNDGLTSSCANNGQTVWTYNQGLGIGGLLELWRGSGVQSYLDAAKRLADAAMARLTSGGVLVESCDTGTSSCDDNQKQFKGVFLRYFGDLATATGSATYRAFAQKQADTLWAADRDPLNRIGQRWTGTTPNVTDWRTQASGLEAVLAAG; encoded by the coding sequence ATGCGGACATTGCTCGTGCTGCTGCTCGTCCTCGGTTCCCTGGTTCCGACGTCCCTCCGGCCCGCCGCCGCGGCCACGGCGGTGTGCGTGACGTCGTGCGACACGCTCGATCCGTCGCGGGCCGCGCGGGAGAGCTTTCCCTTGCCCGACCTGGTGATCAACGGCCGCGTGGTGCGGCTGCACGCCTCCGACCCCGACGGCATGGCGTGGGCGAGCATCGACAACGGCGTCGCCGGCGACGCCGTCTGGCTCGACCGGTCCTGGGACGGCGGTGCCGGCTGGGAAGGCCTGCTGGGCAAGGCGAGCATCCCCGGCACGTGGACCGGCACCCGCACGCTCATGTACAACCTCACCGACCCGGCGAACCACCGCCGCGGGCTGGTCCGGGCGTGCGGGGACGCGCAGGGCGTCGCGTGCACCGCGTGGATCTACCCGGACGTCTGCGACGCGGCGTGCGACCGCACCGCGCCGGGCACCGGGGACAGCCAGCCGGTGGCCCCGACGACGCTCTTCGGCCGCACGATCCGGCTCCACTTCGACGGCCGGGGCCTGGCGTGGGCCGGGATCGAAGCCGGCGGTGCCGGCGACGAGATCTGGCTCGACCGCTCCTGGGACGCCGGCGCGAGCTGGCCGGACGGCTCCTCGCTGGGCCGCACGAGCGTCGCGCCGGGCGCGACCGGCACGCACACCACGGCGTTCGCGACGCGGGACCCGCGTGGCCGGCTCTACGGCGGCGCGGTCCGCGCGTGCGGCCGCGAAGCCACGCACGCGCAAGGAAGCTGCACGGCCTGGGCGCGTCCCGCGACGACCCGGGCCGCCGGCGCGCTCGACGCGCTCATGTGGTCCTACGAGCCGTACCCCGCGTGGTGGCCGTCGAGCTGGTGGAACTCGGCGGTCGCGGTGACGGCGGTGGCCGACGCGGGCGGGTTCGACGCCGCGCTGGCCCGCACCTTCGACGTCAACCGCGTCGCTTTCCCCGCCGGAGCAAGGAGTTCCGACGCGATCGATGGGGACTTCGTCAGCCGGGCCGTCGACGACAGCGCGTGGTGGGGCCTGGCCTGGATCGCCGTCTACGACCGCACGCACGACCCGCGCTACCTCACCGAGGCGACGACGATCGCCAACTACGTCACCGGGTTCTGGGACACCGGCAGCTGCGGCGGCGGGGTCTGGTGGAACCGCGAGCGGACGTACAAGAACGCCGTCACGGCGGGGTTGTACCTGCGACTGACCGCCTCGCTGCACCTGCGACTCTCGGGCGACACAGTCTGGAGCGGGCGGGCCCGGACCGCGGGCGACTGGTACCTGAACAGCGGGCTGATCAACTCCGCCGGCCTGGTGAACGACGGCCTGACGTCGTCGTGCGCCAACAACGGCCAGACCGTCTGGACGTACAACCAGGGCCTCGGCATCGGCGGCCTGCTGGAGCTGTGGCGCGGCAGCGGCGTCCAGTCCTATTTGGACGCGGCGAAGCGGCTCGCGGACGCGGCGATGGCGCGGCTCACCTCCGGCGGCGTGCTCGTCGAGTCCTGCGACACCGGCACGAGTTCCTGCGACGACAACCAGAAGCAGTTCAAGGGCGTCTTCCTGCGCTACTTCGGCGATCTCGCCACGGCGACCGGTTCGGCCACCTACCGCGCGTTCGCGCAGAAGCAGGCGGACACGCTGTGGGCGGCCGACCGCGACCCGCTGAACCGGATCGGCCAGCGCTGGACCGGGACGACGCCGAACGTGACCGACTGGCGGACCCAGGCGTCCGGGCTCGAAGCGGTCCTGGCGGCAGGGTAG
- a CDS encoding MarR family winged helix-turn-helix transcriptional regulator has translation MTSLPVLNQPPHRCGALLDHLSRRMRLRSESVLAPLGLRPRHLIALTVLRDLGGSSQQDLAKTLQMDGTNVVGLLNDLETENLIERRRSTVDRRRHVVELTGVGAKLLARAEFALAAVEDEVLCGLSGGQREQLYELLHQATSKTEVEACTEAAPPTC, from the coding sequence ATGACCTCGCTGCCGGTCCTCAACCAGCCGCCGCACCGGTGCGGAGCGCTGCTCGACCACCTCTCGCGCCGGATGCGGCTGCGCAGCGAGTCCGTGCTGGCCCCGCTCGGCCTGCGCCCGCGCCACCTGATCGCCCTGACGGTCCTGCGCGACCTCGGCGGCAGCTCGCAGCAGGACCTCGCGAAGACACTGCAGATGGACGGCACGAACGTCGTCGGGCTGCTCAACGACCTCGAGACCGAGAACCTGATCGAACGCCGCCGCTCGACCGTCGACCGGCGGCGCCACGTCGTGGAGCTCACCGGCGTCGGGGCGAAGCTGCTCGCCCGGGCCGAGTTCGCGCTCGCCGCGGTCGAGGACGAGGTGCTGTGCGGGCTGAGCGGCGGCCAGCGCGAGCAGCTCTACGAACTGCTCCACCAGGCGACGAGCAAGACCGAGGTGGAAGCCTGCACGGAGGCCGCGCCCCCGACCTGCTGA
- a CDS encoding FMN-dependent NADH-azoreductase has product MAHLLHIDSSIQGERSVSRRLSARAAAAWRAAHPDGTVTYRDLGANPLPHHDAAGGLAAMVPPEQHTPEQARVWARTQEVIDEVRAANTVLLGLPVYNYAAPSSVKTWVDHLIAPGLSVDAETRAGLLGGREFIVLASRGGGYGEGTPREGWDHAEQWLPHGISTIGLEPRFITAELTLAHVNPAMAELIPLADASLATAEKTIDDLWVPARV; this is encoded by the coding sequence ATGGCGCATCTCCTCCACATCGACTCGAGCATCCAGGGCGAGCGCTCGGTGAGCCGCCGGCTCAGCGCGCGGGCCGCGGCCGCGTGGCGGGCCGCCCACCCGGACGGCACCGTCACCTACCGCGACCTGGGCGCGAACCCGCTCCCGCACCACGACGCGGCCGGCGGGCTGGCCGCCATGGTGCCGCCCGAGCAGCACACGCCGGAGCAGGCGCGGGTGTGGGCCCGGACCCAGGAGGTCATCGACGAGGTCCGGGCGGCCAACACGGTGCTACTGGGCCTGCCGGTCTACAACTACGCGGCGCCGAGCAGTGTCAAGACGTGGGTCGACCACCTGATCGCCCCCGGGCTCTCGGTCGACGCGGAAACGCGGGCCGGGCTGCTCGGCGGCCGCGAGTTCATCGTGCTGGCCTCGCGCGGCGGCGGCTACGGCGAAGGCACGCCCCGCGAGGGCTGGGACCACGCCGAACAGTGGCTCCCGCACGGCATCTCGACGATCGGCCTGGAGCCGCGGTTCATCACCGCGGAGCTGACGCTGGCGCACGTCAACCCGGCGATGGCGGAGCTCATCCCGCTGGCCGACGCGAGCCTCGCGACGGCCGAGAAGACCATCGACGACTTGTGGGTGCCGGCGCGCGTCTGA
- a CDS encoding M24 family metallopeptidase, with protein sequence MGDVVEDEELRAERLLDAQEKAVELFAAVADRGILAPGVRETEASDAIRDLAGDLLGIRRYWHKRIVRAGVNTLRPYRENPPDRVLAEDDIVFADFGPIFEDWEADFGRTFVLGDDPVKHRLRSALAPVFDAGRAYFAARPDITGAELYAHMVELAREAGWEFGGEIAGHLVGRFPHETIDGAKIDSYIAPGSDGPMRRPDSGGRTSHWILEVHLVDRERGIGGFFEQLLTLGPSAADS encoded by the coding sequence ATGGGCGATGTCGTCGAAGACGAGGAACTGCGCGCCGAACGGTTGCTGGACGCGCAGGAGAAGGCCGTCGAGCTGTTCGCGGCGGTGGCCGACCGCGGCATCCTGGCACCGGGTGTCCGGGAGACCGAGGCGAGCGACGCGATCCGCGACCTGGCCGGTGACCTGCTCGGGATCCGCCGCTACTGGCACAAGCGGATCGTCCGCGCGGGCGTCAACACGCTGCGCCCGTACCGCGAGAACCCGCCGGACCGGGTGCTCGCCGAGGACGACATCGTGTTCGCCGACTTCGGCCCGATCTTCGAGGACTGGGAGGCGGACTTCGGCCGCACGTTCGTCCTCGGCGACGACCCGGTGAAGCACCGGCTGCGCTCGGCTCTGGCACCGGTCTTCGACGCCGGGCGCGCGTACTTCGCCGCGCGGCCGGACATCACCGGCGCCGAGCTGTACGCGCACATGGTGGAGCTGGCGCGGGAAGCGGGCTGGGAGTTCGGCGGCGAGATCGCGGGCCACCTGGTCGGCCGGTTCCCGCACGAGACGATCGACGGCGCCAAGATCGATTCGTACATCGCCCCAGGCAGCGACGGCCCGATGCGGCGGCCGGACTCGGGCGGCCGGACCTCGCACTGGATCCTCGAGGTCCACCTCGTGGACCGGGAACGGGGCATCGGCGGGTTCTTCGAGCAGCTGCTGACGCTGGGGCCGAGCGCCGCGGACTCGTGA
- a CDS encoding ATP-binding protein — MSAHTSQMDDIRLVAQPSALPVTELFVRLILTDWSLMPMLDQVTATAKRLVETVIDAGDPRSPAFVTLRLRLRAEVLVVEVDDDVPGLPEPKVAGPGERVGVTPGPGGARTTWCELELPGGINARQVRLPRRQDRRTLVDEPVSGDPVAADPEVLERLLTRLSGWSGQS; from the coding sequence TTGAGCGCGCACACCTCCCAGATGGACGATATCCGGCTGGTCGCGCAACCGAGCGCGCTGCCGGTCACGGAACTGTTCGTCCGCCTGATTCTCACCGACTGGTCCCTGATGCCGATGCTGGACCAGGTGACCGCCACCGCGAAACGGCTGGTCGAGACCGTGATCGACGCCGGCGACCCGCGGTCACCGGCCTTCGTGACGCTGCGGCTGCGGCTGCGCGCCGAGGTGCTGGTGGTCGAGGTCGACGACGACGTGCCCGGCCTGCCGGAGCCGAAGGTCGCCGGGCCCGGCGAGCGGGTGGGCGTCACGCCCGGCCCCGGCGGCGCCCGCACGACCTGGTGCGAGCTGGAACTGCCCGGCGGGATCAACGCCAGGCAGGTGCGCCTGCCGCGGCGCCAGGACCGCCGCACGCTGGTCGACGAGCCGGTCTCGGGCGATCCGGTGGCCGCCGACCCCGAGGTGCTGGAGCGCCTGCTCACCCGGCTGAGCGGCTGGTCCGGCCAGAGCTGA
- a CDS encoding response regulator: MRIVIAEEDALLREGLVLLLRSEGFDVAAAVDHPGDLLAAVAAEAPDLAVVDVRMPPTFTDEGLRAALEARRLAPGLAILALSAFIEDGYAGDLLAAGGGGAGYLLKERVGKPEEFLDALKRVAAGGTVLDRDVVAVQLARPRPGDPVGTLTAREREVVALLAEGHSVPTIGRLLGIGTAAARQHAGDVSAKLRVPDEAQAMLSYLRA, translated from the coding sequence GTGCGGATCGTGATCGCGGAGGAAGACGCCCTGTTGCGCGAGGGACTGGTGCTGCTCCTGCGCAGTGAGGGCTTCGACGTCGCCGCCGCCGTCGACCACCCCGGTGACCTGCTGGCCGCCGTGGCCGCGGAGGCACCGGACCTGGCCGTCGTCGACGTCCGGATGCCGCCGACGTTCACCGACGAAGGCCTGCGGGCGGCCCTGGAAGCGCGTCGGCTCGCGCCCGGGCTGGCGATCCTCGCGCTCTCGGCGTTCATCGAGGACGGTTACGCGGGCGACCTCCTGGCCGCCGGGGGAGGCGGTGCCGGCTACCTGCTCAAGGAGCGCGTCGGGAAGCCGGAAGAGTTCCTCGACGCCCTGAAGCGCGTTGCCGCCGGGGGCACGGTGCTCGACCGCGACGTCGTCGCCGTCCAGCTCGCCCGGCCGCGACCCGGCGACCCCGTCGGCACGCTCACCGCCCGCGAACGCGAGGTCGTCGCACTACTGGCCGAAGGCCACTCGGTGCCGACGATCGGGCGGCTGCTCGGCATCGGCACCGCGGCCGCCCGGCAGCACGCCGGGGACGTCAGCGCGAAGCTGCGCGTCCCCGACGAGGCCCAGGCGATGCTCAGCTACCTGCGGGCGTGA
- a CDS encoding indolepyruvate ferredoxin oxidoreductase family protein — translation METFTLEDRYLREAGTVHLSGVQALVRLLFDRVRHDRARGGDPAVFVSGYEGSPLAGYDLELGRRAKLLEKHDVVHRPGLNEELAATSVMGSQLVAGAGGRRGVTGFWYGKAPGLDRATDALRHANLAGTDPRGGAVALVGDDPNAKSSTVPCASELALADLAIPIFYPADSQDVLDLGMHAVELSRAAGVWTSLKVVANVADASGTATVSPQWTAPEIANAYRHTPTSRLLGTSLAELERSLFTVRLPLVLDYLRASGVNRITARGPADRIGIVSAGKSSLDLQQALRALGLDAQALRQHGIRVLKLGAIHPLEPGIVREFADGLDEIVVVEEKRAFLETALKEVLYGVPGAPAITGKKDADSRTLFTELGELDPDGIAAGLARRLPEGIPSVDAYRGRRRRERISVPLLARTPYFCSGCPHNSSTKVPEGTLVGGGIGCHTMALFMEPDQVGTVLGVTQMGGEGTQWIGMAPFVEAEHFVQNIGDGTFTHSGSLAVRAAVAAGVNITYKLLYNSAVAMTGGQDAVGGLPVEKVAELLLVEGAKRVVITSDAPARLRRRKLPAGVEVRDRTELLRTQEELAGVKGVTVLIHEQECAAEKRRKRRRGKQVAPATRVVINERVCEGCGDCGTKSNCLSVQPVATEFGRKTAIHQSSCNVDYSCLAGDCPSFVTVVPTGKKQRRKLGELATDAVPAPPASATDFTVRITGIGGTGVVTVTQILATAAVLDGRHVRTLDQTGLAQKGGAVVSDLKVTAEPVEQAPKLATGECDLYLACDALVGADAANLGVADAARTTAVVSTTEVPTGRMVVDTTVSFPDPGSVLAPLEAATKRTVSLDARGLAEELFDDDQFANVLQLGAAFQTGAIGLPAAVIERAIELNGTAVAANLQAFRRGRQLVADPGALTSPSVTARPVAQPAVRELVHAEPGSELARLLDVRVPDLVAYQDERYARAYAEYVEQVRVLEDGPTDITEAVAKHLYKLMAYKDEYEVARLSLDPAFTAGLEDQFGEGTRYAYRLHPPVLRALGMKRKISLGPWFRPAFRLLHALRRLRGTRLDPFGRAEVRRVERELIEDYRGMVLTAFQAADADRARILALAELPDLVRGYEDVKLANVARYRAKQAEVLTPAGS, via the coding sequence GTGGAGACGTTCACGCTGGAGGACCGCTACCTGCGGGAAGCCGGGACCGTGCACCTGAGCGGGGTGCAGGCCCTGGTCCGGCTGCTGTTCGACCGCGTCCGCCACGACCGCGCCCGCGGCGGCGACCCCGCCGTGTTCGTCTCGGGTTACGAGGGCTCGCCGCTGGCCGGTTACGACCTCGAACTGGGCCGCCGCGCGAAGCTGCTGGAGAAGCACGACGTCGTGCACCGGCCGGGCCTCAACGAGGAGCTGGCCGCGACCTCGGTGATGGGCAGCCAGCTCGTCGCGGGCGCCGGCGGGCGGCGCGGCGTCACCGGTTTCTGGTACGGCAAGGCTCCCGGCCTGGACCGCGCCACCGACGCCCTCCGGCACGCCAACCTGGCCGGCACCGACCCGCGCGGCGGCGCCGTCGCGCTGGTCGGCGACGACCCGAACGCGAAGTCCTCGACCGTCCCCTGCGCCTCCGAGCTCGCCCTCGCCGACCTCGCGATCCCGATCTTCTACCCGGCCGACTCCCAGGACGTCCTCGACCTCGGCATGCACGCCGTCGAGCTGTCCCGGGCCGCCGGGGTCTGGACGTCGCTGAAGGTCGTCGCCAACGTCGCCGACGCCTCGGGCACCGCGACCGTCAGTCCACAGTGGACAGCCCCGGAAATCGCCAATGCCTACCGCCACACGCCGACGTCGCGCTTGCTCGGCACCAGCCTCGCCGAGCTCGAACGCAGCCTCTTCACCGTCCGGCTGCCGCTCGTGCTCGACTACCTGCGCGCGAGCGGGGTCAACCGGATCACCGCGCGCGGCCCGGCCGACCGGATCGGCATCGTCTCCGCCGGCAAGTCCTCCCTGGACCTCCAGCAGGCGTTGCGCGCGCTCGGGCTGGACGCGCAAGCCCTGCGGCAGCACGGCATCCGCGTGCTCAAGCTCGGCGCGATCCACCCCCTCGAACCCGGGATCGTCCGCGAGTTCGCCGACGGCCTCGACGAGATCGTGGTCGTCGAGGAGAAGCGCGCGTTCCTCGAGACGGCCCTCAAAGAGGTCCTCTACGGCGTTCCCGGCGCGCCCGCGATCACCGGCAAGAAGGACGCCGACAGCCGGACGCTGTTCACCGAGCTGGGCGAACTGGACCCGGACGGCATCGCGGCCGGCCTGGCGCGACGGCTTCCCGAAGGCATCCCGTCGGTCGACGCCTACCGGGGACGCCGTCGCCGCGAGCGCATCTCGGTGCCGCTGCTCGCCCGGACGCCGTACTTCTGCTCGGGCTGCCCGCACAACTCGTCGACGAAGGTCCCCGAGGGCACGCTGGTCGGCGGCGGCATCGGCTGTCACACGATGGCGCTGTTCATGGAGCCCGACCAGGTCGGCACCGTCCTCGGTGTGACGCAGATGGGCGGCGAGGGCACGCAGTGGATCGGCATGGCGCCGTTCGTCGAGGCCGAGCACTTCGTCCAGAACATCGGCGACGGCACGTTCACCCACTCCGGCAGCCTCGCCGTGCGCGCGGCGGTCGCGGCGGGCGTGAACATCACCTACAAGCTGCTCTACAACTCCGCCGTGGCGATGACCGGCGGCCAGGACGCGGTCGGCGGGCTGCCGGTGGAGAAGGTCGCCGAGCTGCTGCTCGTCGAGGGCGCGAAGCGGGTCGTGATCACCAGCGACGCGCCCGCGCGGCTGCGCCGCCGCAAGCTGCCCGCCGGCGTCGAGGTCCGCGACCGCACGGAACTCCTTCGCACACAAGAAGAACTGGCCGGCGTCAAGGGCGTCACCGTGCTCATCCACGAGCAGGAGTGCGCGGCCGAGAAGCGGCGGAAACGCCGCCGCGGCAAGCAGGTCGCACCCGCGACGCGCGTGGTGATCAACGAGCGGGTCTGCGAGGGCTGCGGCGACTGCGGCACCAAGTCGAACTGCCTGTCGGTGCAGCCGGTGGCCACCGAGTTCGGCCGCAAGACCGCGATCCACCAGTCGTCGTGCAACGTCGACTACTCCTGCCTGGCCGGCGACTGCCCGTCGTTCGTCACCGTCGTGCCGACCGGGAAGAAGCAGCGGCGCAAGCTCGGCGAGCTGGCCACCGACGCCGTCCCCGCGCCTCCGGCGTCCGCCACGGACTTCACCGTGCGGATCACCGGGATCGGCGGCACCGGCGTGGTCACCGTGACCCAGATCCTCGCCACCGCCGCGGTCCTCGACGGGCGGCACGTCCGCACGCTCGACCAGACCGGGCTGGCGCAGAAGGGCGGCGCGGTCGTGTCCGACCTGAAGGTGACGGCGGAACCGGTCGAGCAGGCCCCGAAGCTGGCCACCGGCGAATGCGACCTCTACCTGGCGTGCGACGCGCTCGTCGGAGCGGACGCGGCGAACCTCGGCGTGGCCGACGCGGCACGCACCACCGCCGTCGTCTCGACCACCGAAGTGCCGACCGGCCGGATGGTCGTCGACACGACGGTGTCCTTCCCGGACCCCGGCAGCGTCCTGGCACCGCTGGAAGCGGCGACGAAACGCACGGTGTCCCTCGACGCGCGCGGCCTGGCCGAGGAGCTGTTCGACGACGACCAGTTCGCGAACGTCCTGCAGCTCGGCGCGGCCTTCCAGACCGGCGCGATCGGGCTGCCCGCCGCGGTGATCGAGCGCGCGATCGAGCTCAACGGCACGGCGGTGGCCGCGAACCTCCAGGCCTTCCGCCGCGGCCGTCAGCTGGTCGCCGACCCCGGCGCGCTCACGTCGCCATCGGTTACCGCGCGTCCCGTCGCGCAGCCCGCCGTGCGCGAGCTGGTGCACGCGGAGCCCGGTTCGGAGCTGGCGCGCCTGCTCGACGTCCGGGTCCCGGATCTGGTCGCCTACCAGGACGAGCGGTACGCGCGGGCGTACGCGGAGTACGTCGAGCAGGTGCGGGTGCTCGAGGACGGGCCGACGGACATCACCGAAGCGGTCGCGAAGCACCTGTACAAGCTGATGGCGTACAAGGACGAGTACGAGGTCGCGCGGCTCTCGCTGGACCCCGCGTTCACAGCGGGTCTGGAAGACCAGTTCGGCGAAGGCACGCGATACGCCTACCGCCTGCACCCGCCGGTCCTGCGCGCGCTGGGGATGAAGCGCAAGATCAGCCTCGGCCCGTGGTTCCGCCCGGCGTTCCGGCTGCTGCACGCGCTGCGGCGGCTGCGCGGCACCCGGCTCGACCCGTTCGGCCGCGCCGAGGTGCGGCGGGTGGAGCGCGAGCTGATCGAGGACTACCGCGGGATGGTGCTGACGGCCTTCCAGGCGGCCGACGCCGACCGGGCGCGGATCCTGGCGCTGGCCGAGCTGCCGGACCTGGTGCGCGGCTACGAGGACGTCAAGCTGGCGAACGTCGCCCGGTACCGCGCGAAGCAGGCCGAGGTCCTCACGCCCGCAGGTAGCTGA
- a CDS encoding Lrp/AsnC family transcriptional regulator, producing MTEDLLDATDHEILGLLREDARRTLSDIAGRVTLSTAAVKRRIDRLRETGVITGFTVQVDHAKLGWGIEAFTELRFVGNTKVAEILRTTTRMPEAQAVFTIAGDPDALVWLRVRDMAHLQKTIDEIRRHHQVTGTKTLIALESWSRGS from the coding sequence ATGACCGAAGACCTGCTCGACGCGACCGACCACGAGATCCTCGGCCTGCTGCGCGAGGACGCCCGCCGGACGCTGTCCGACATCGCCGGCCGGGTCACGCTGTCGACGGCCGCGGTCAAGCGCCGCATCGACCGGCTCCGGGAGACCGGCGTGATCACCGGGTTCACCGTGCAGGTCGACCACGCGAAGCTCGGGTGGGGGATCGAGGCGTTCACCGAGCTGAGGTTCGTCGGGAACACCAAGGTCGCGGAGATCCTGCGCACCACCACGCGGATGCCGGAGGCACAGGCGGTGTTCACGATCGCGGGCGACCCGGACGCGCTGGTGTGGCTGCGGGTGCGCGACATGGCCCACCTGCAGAAGACGATCGACGAGATCCGCCGCCACCACCAGGTGACCGGCACGAAGACGCTGATCGCGCTCGAGTCGTGGTCGCGGGGGAGCTGA